A window of the Cytophagaceae bacterium genome harbors these coding sequences:
- the rpoN gene encoding RNA polymerase factor sigma-54 has translation MQKLALSQSLQQRLSPQQIQFIKLLQIPTAELNQRIEEELEINPALEEGMEQKEKSADDMDDIYGDSSSSSDSDYDDEHYSEFESLDQYGLNDFNVKDYINQDEYSGYKMASDGWGDEEKESMPVVSTDSLTESLLQQLGFLRLSERENLIGQQLIGSIEDDGYLRRPIRSVCNDLAFGQNIYSSEDEVEKVLKKIQKFEPAGIGARDLQECLVLQLEKNRNSLENNIALTILEEHFEEFTKKHFEKIQRRLNITEDTLKKSLALITRLNPKLGSVASSENNVAYLMADFIVTSLNGKLEIILNSKNAPQLRVSRSFSEMLETYDKSDKQNRHIKETVSFVKQKLDAAKWFIEAIKQRQQTLLKTMEAIVLFQKEFFEEGDENKLKPMILKDIAEKIEMDISTVSRVANSKSVQTDYGIYPLKYFFSEGIATESGEDASSREVKNILKELIENEPKHSPLSDDKLEKLLKKRGYNIARRTVAKYREQLAIPVARLRKEM, from the coding sequence ATGCAAAAATTAGCTCTAAGTCAATCACTCCAGCAGCGATTATCGCCGCAACAGATACAATTTATCAAACTCCTGCAAATACCAACTGCTGAGTTAAACCAACGAATCGAAGAAGAGTTGGAGATAAATCCTGCTTTGGAGGAGGGTATGGAACAAAAAGAAAAATCAGCCGATGATATGGATGATATCTATGGTGATTCTTCATCTTCTTCCGACAGCGATTATGATGACGAACATTATAGCGAGTTTGAAAGTCTTGATCAATATGGGTTAAATGATTTCAATGTAAAAGATTATATCAATCAGGATGAATACTCGGGCTACAAAATGGCCAGCGATGGATGGGGTGACGAAGAAAAAGAGTCTATGCCGGTAGTTTCAACCGACAGCCTTACCGAATCTCTGCTTCAGCAACTTGGCTTTTTGAGATTAAGCGAAAGAGAAAACCTGATAGGACAACAATTGATAGGTTCGATAGAAGATGACGGGTATTTGAGAAGACCAATCAGGTCGGTGTGTAATGATCTGGCGTTTGGTCAAAACATCTACTCATCAGAAGACGAAGTGGAAAAAGTCTTAAAGAAAATTCAAAAATTTGAACCTGCCGGTATCGGTGCCCGTGACTTACAGGAATGCCTTGTATTGCAATTGGAAAAAAACAGAAATTCATTAGAAAACAATATTGCACTCACAATATTGGAAGAGCATTTTGAGGAATTTACAAAAAAACATTTTGAAAAAATTCAGAGAAGGCTCAATATCACCGAAGATACGCTCAAAAAATCTCTTGCTCTTATCACCCGACTCAATCCTAAACTGGGAAGTGTGGCTTCGAGTGAAAACAACGTGGCATATCTCATGGCCGATTTCATTGTGACTTCCTTAAACGGAAAACTTGAGATTATCCTGAATTCTAAAAATGCACCACAACTGAGAGTGAGCCGTTCGTTTTCCGAAATGCTCGAAACTTATGATAAAAGTGACAAACAAAACCGTCACATCAAAGAAACAGTAAGTTTTGTAAAACAAAAGCTTGACGCCGCCAAATGGTTTATTGAAGCCATCAAACAAAGGCAACAGACACTATTGAAAACTATGGAAGCCATTGTGCTTTTCCAGAAAGAGTTTTTTGAAGAAGGCGACGAAAACAAGCTTAAACCAATGATCCTTAAGGATATAGCCGAAAAAATCGAAATGGACATCTCGACCGTTTCGAGGGTGGCCAACAGCAAGTCTGTTCAGACCGATTACGGTATTTATCCGCTGAAATATTTCTTCTCTGAAGGTATCGCCACCGAATCCGGTGAAGATGCATCAAGCAGGGAAGTGAAAAACATCCTGAAAGAACTCATCGAAAACGAACCAAAACACTCACCGCTTTCTGATGACAAACTGGAGAAATTACTCAAAAAACGTGGTTATAACATAGCCCGAAGGACAGTTGCAAAATATCGCGAACAACTGGCTATTCCGGTGGCGAGGCTTCGAAAAGAGATGTAA
- a CDS encoding phosphatase PAP2 family protein, with amino-acid sequence MEISNGTERPKAYFMVSAFFVSLTYFLYSKGGLLAPASVVLAIVSIIILGLGFFSFFSKISAHTAGMAGVIGILAGLYLRFNEIALFIPMLGAITLTGLVASSRLWLGAHTLKQVFWGYLWGISVGFSGIYFFLLN; translated from the coding sequence TTGGAAATCAGTAATGGTACCGAAAGACCAAAAGCCTATTTTATGGTTTCAGCGTTTTTTGTATCTCTTACCTATTTCTTATATTCAAAAGGTGGATTACTGGCACCCGCTTCAGTGGTTTTGGCGATAGTTTCAATAATCATTCTCGGACTCGGATTTTTTAGTTTTTTCTCAAAAATCAGTGCACACACAGCAGGAATGGCCGGAGTAATTGGCATTTTGGCAGGATTATATCTTAGATTTAATGAAATTGCCCTTTTCATTCCAATGTTGGGTGCAATTACACTCACAGGACTGGTTGCCTCTTCAAGGCTTTGGCTTGGGGCACATACTTTGAAACAAGTATTTTGGGGTTACTTGTGGGGAATTTCAGTCGGATTTTCCGGCATTTACTTTTTTCTATTAAATTAA
- the hemC gene encoding hydroxymethylbilane synthase, giving the protein MKIKLGTRGSLLALWQADYVKNKLENAGVETEIVIIETKGDKILDRALSKIGSKGVFTEELEEQLHSGQIDIAVHSAKDLQSEIDERLEIIAFTEREKINDVLISHKSIDFSEDSEITIGTSSTRRVAMLRAYFPKIKIVDMRGNLQTRIKKLHDGHCDALLLAYAGVNRMHYNDMIVHEFDPKRFVPPVGQGTVAIEISKNLSSEKKEMLRKVCNEPTTEKCLLTERAFLKKLQGGCSIPVFGNAKMIDGNIEFTAGIVSLDGKELIKQKIIQKNESSEELGIKMAEEILSKGGDEILKSIKANLAN; this is encoded by the coding sequence ATGAAAATAAAACTAGGAACCAGAGGAAGTCTATTGGCATTATGGCAAGCCGATTATGTAAAAAATAAGCTTGAAAATGCCGGTGTAGAAACTGAAATCGTAATCATCGAAACAAAAGGCGATAAAATTCTGGACAGAGCCTTGTCAAAAATCGGTTCCAAGGGAGTTTTTACGGAAGAACTCGAGGAACAACTTCATAGTGGTCAGATAGATATCGCAGTGCACAGTGCCAAAGATTTGCAGTCAGAAATAGATGAAAGACTGGAAATTATAGCTTTTACCGAGCGTGAAAAAATCAATGATGTACTAATCAGTCATAAAAGCATCGATTTTTCGGAAGATTCAGAAATCACGATAGGAACCTCTTCTACTCGTCGGGTGGCCATGTTGAGAGCTTATTTTCCGAAAATCAAAATTGTAGATATGCGTGGTAATCTGCAAACCAGGATTAAAAAACTTCACGACGGACATTGTGATGCACTTTTGCTTGCTTATGCCGGTGTAAACCGCATGCATTACAACGACATGATTGTGCATGAATTTGACCCCAAAAGATTTGTACCACCTGTGGGTCAGGGTACTGTGGCCATTGAGATTTCCAAAAATCTTTCTTCAGAAAAAAAGGAAATGCTTAGGAAGGTTTGTAATGAGCCCACCACCGAAAAATGCCTTTTGACAGAAAGGGCTTTTCTAAAAAAGCTTCAGGGAGGTTGTTCTATTCCGGTTTTTGGCAATGCAAAAATGATTGATGGAAACATAGAATTTACCGCCGGAATCGTATCCTTAGATGGTAAAGAACTGATCAAACAAAAAATCATTCAAAAAAATGAATCTTCCGAAGAATTAGGCATAAAAATGGCAGAGGAAATATTGTCGAAAGGTGGTGATGAGATTTTGAAATCAATCAAAGCAAACCTGGCAAACTAA
- a CDS encoding peptidylprolyl isomerase gives MKKLVTLLAIITLSIASKAQRKDFLVTLTTTKGTAHIVLYDETPLHKANFLKLVNEKFYDSLMFHRVIEKFMIQGGDPNSKNAKPGARLGNGGGNMEKIPFEYSPEKIHKRGALAAARDNNPEKKSSACQFYIVQGRKFADEELTKNEKNNSLTYTADQRATYMTTGGTPFLDNKYTVFGEVVDNLKLIDDIATVQKDEADRPVEDIKMSMTVKKLRKKKITKLYGYKYPKKK, from the coding sequence ATGAAGAAACTTGTAACATTATTGGCAATTATCACCTTATCAATTGCATCAAAAGCTCAAAGAAAGGATTTTTTGGTAACTTTAACGACCACCAAAGGCACTGCTCATATTGTTTTATATGATGAAACCCCGCTTCATAAAGCTAATTTTCTAAAACTCGTCAATGAAAAATTTTATGATAGCCTTATGTTTCATAGAGTTATTGAAAAATTCATGATTCAAGGTGGTGATCCCAATTCAAAAAATGCAAAACCAGGTGCCCGTCTTGGTAATGGAGGTGGGAATATGGAGAAAATTCCGTTTGAATATTCACCGGAAAAAATCCATAAAAGAGGAGCTTTGGCAGCGGCCAGAGACAATAATCCGGAGAAAAAATCAAGTGCATGTCAGTTTTATATTGTGCAGGGAAGGAAATTTGCAGATGAAGAGCTTACCAAAAACGAGAAAAACAACAGTCTGACTTATACAGCCGATCAAAGAGCCACCTACATGACAACAGGCGGCACACCATTCCTTGATAACAAATACACGGTTTTTGGGGAAGTTGTTGACAACCTGAAACTCATTGATGATATCGCCACTGTACAAAAAGATGAAGCTGATCGCCCGGTAGAAGACATCAAAATGTCGATGACCGTAAAAAAACTGAGAAAGAAAAAAATCACTAAATTGTACGGTTATAAATATCCGAAAAAGAAATAA
- a CDS encoding SDR family oxidoreductase — translation MQKILITGSNGLLGQKLVEKLKNNPDFEIIATARGENRLPKEEGYRYISLDISDKEQVNSVFEKEKPEVVIHTAAMTNVDQCESEKDACWTLNVTAVEYLVDACRANDTFFVHLSTDFIFDGKAGPYTETAEANPVSFYGWSKYAAEKIIINSGIKWAIARTILVYGIAHDMSRSNIILWVKNSLESGKSINVVNDQWRTPTLAEDLADGCILIAKQKAEGIFNISGKDLLNPYQMAIMTAEYFGLDKSLINEVDGLKFSQPAKRPAKTGFILDKPIKELGYNPMSFKEGIAFLAKQMG, via the coding sequence ATGCAAAAAATTCTTATCACCGGCTCCAATGGTCTCCTCGGACAAAAACTGGTTGAAAAACTAAAAAACAATCCTGATTTTGAGATAATTGCAACAGCCAGAGGAGAAAACAGACTCCCGAAAGAGGAAGGTTACAGATATATTAGCCTCGATATCAGTGATAAGGAACAAGTGAATTCGGTTTTTGAAAAAGAAAAACCGGAGGTGGTAATCCATACGGCAGCCATGACCAATGTGGACCAGTGTGAATCAGAAAAAGATGCCTGCTGGACACTCAATGTAACCGCAGTTGAATATCTGGTGGATGCTTGCCGGGCAAATGATACATTTTTTGTGCACCTTTCTACCGACTTTATTTTTGACGGAAAAGCAGGACCTTATACCGAAACCGCTGAAGCCAATCCAGTGAGTTTTTATGGCTGGAGCAAATACGCCGCCGAGAAAATTATAATCAACAGCGGAATAAAATGGGCCATAGCCCGCACCATATTGGTTTATGGCATTGCCCATGACATGAGCCGCTCTAATATCATCCTTTGGGTAAAAAACAGTCTTGAAAGTGGTAAATCTATCAATGTAGTAAACGATCAGTGGCGTACCCCAACGCTTGCAGAAGATTTGGCCGATGGTTGTATTCTGATTGCAAAACAGAAAGCTGAGGGCATTTTTAATATTTCCGGAAAGGACCTTCTAAATCCATATCAAATGGCCATCATGACTGCCGAATATTTTGGTTTGGATAAATCGCTCATCAACGAAGTAGATGGCTTAAAGTTCTCTCAGCCCGCCAAAAGACCCGCTAAAACAGGATTTATACTTGACAAACCCATCAAAGAACTGGGCTACAATCCGATGTCATTTAAGGAAGGTATAGCGTTTTTAGCGAAACAGATGGGGTAA
- a CDS encoding MFS transporter, protein MLKTDPYSSLRYPEFRYFIVAQFLFTVAILIQEVVLSYYLYELTGDPFALGLIGLAEAVPFISLALFGGYIADRYDRRKVYMLSFLIVALITLGLILFLSQNSLISIADSSKPWVIYISVFIFGIARGFYGPSWSSLKPFLVKPEHYSNSASWSAQFWQIGRILGPVAGGFLFAYIGFIYSLWVVVVILSLTIFCAFQISSKNIENQTKADFFESLKEGYYFVKGQKILWYSIVLDMFSVLFGGVIAMLPVFAKDILHVGAEGLGVMRASPAIGAVLVMLGTAFFPPTNRAWRNMLIAVAGFGVATLIFAISQNFVLSCFALFLTGAFDSVSVVIRSTILQMLPPDHLRGRVSAVNGVFVSASNELGAFESGLAAKIMGVVPSIVFGGVMTLGIVGYIFTQSKELFLVKLMKKG, encoded by the coding sequence ATGTTAAAAACAGATCCCTATTCCTCGCTCCGATATCCTGAATTCAGGTATTTTATTGTTGCCCAGTTTTTGTTTACTGTGGCCATTTTGATTCAGGAAGTGGTACTTTCGTATTATTTATATGAGCTTACCGGCGATCCATTTGCTCTGGGTTTGATTGGTCTTGCCGAAGCCGTTCCGTTTATTTCTTTGGCCTTATTTGGCGGGTATATTGCCGACCGTTACGACCGCAGAAAGGTATATATGCTTAGCTTTCTGATAGTTGCATTGATTACATTAGGTTTGATTTTATTTTTATCCCAGAATAGTCTTATTTCCATTGCCGATAGCTCCAAACCCTGGGTAATTTATATAAGTGTGTTTATTTTTGGTATTGCAAGAGGATTTTACGGACCTTCCTGGTCTTCACTAAAGCCATTTTTGGTAAAACCCGAGCATTATTCTAATTCTGCCTCGTGGTCGGCACAATTTTGGCAAATCGGCCGGATACTTGGCCCCGTGGCAGGTGGTTTTCTTTTTGCATATATTGGGTTTATCTATAGCTTATGGGTAGTTGTAGTGATATTGAGCCTTACAATTTTTTGTGCATTTCAGATTTCCTCGAAAAACATTGAGAATCAAACCAAAGCTGACTTTTTTGAAAGCCTGAAAGAGGGTTATTATTTTGTAAAAGGCCAGAAAATCCTCTGGTATAGCATCGTACTGGATATGTTTTCAGTGCTTTTTGGTGGTGTGATAGCCATGCTTCCGGTTTTTGCGAAAGACATTTTGCATGTGGGGGCCGAAGGCCTGGGTGTCATGCGGGCCTCACCGGCGATTGGGGCTGTTTTGGTGATGTTGGGTACCGCTTTCTTTCCTCCAACTAACCGTGCCTGGCGTAATATGCTCATTGCCGTTGCAGGTTTTGGAGTCGCCACGCTAATTTTTGCAATTTCGCAGAATTTTGTTTTATCCTGCTTTGCATTGTTTCTGACCGGAGCATTTGACAGTGTAAGTGTGGTGATCAGGTCCACTATACTTCAGATGCTGCCTCCCGACCATCTGAGAGGCAGGGTGAGTGCTGTAAACGGAGTATTTGTAAGTGCATCCAATGAACTCGGGGCCTTTGAGTCAGGTCTGGCTGCAAAGATCATGGGGGTAGTACCTTCCATAGTTTTCGGTGGGGTTATGACACTCGGCATTGTGGGCTATATTTTCACCCAATCAAAAGAGCTTTTTTTAGTAAAATTGATGAAAAAGGGTTGA
- a CDS encoding DUF2807 domain-containing protein yields the protein MNKKMKYLALFFAIFTLTSCEEILFLDGEPKGGFETKTFDEKDFDKIEINNAFFVTVKYAPVYKVSVKGAQDDIDDLEITVKNNKLSVEYDKRFNLKRIRRYKMEVEIETPNLKAINCASASNTEIFGFDNLTQLDVEISGASKLKIDSKIKTLNAGISGASELKLKKDVETIDAQLSGASTLDGFSAFSKNVYLELSGASKAEIYATETLDVEASGASKVLYKGNPKITEELSGGSKISKD from the coding sequence ATGAACAAAAAAATGAAATATCTGGCTTTGTTTTTCGCAATTTTTACGCTTACTAGCTGTGAAGAAATCCTTTTTCTGGATGGAGAACCAAAAGGGGGTTTTGAAACCAAAACTTTTGATGAAAAAGATTTTGACAAAATAGAAATCAATAATGCTTTTTTTGTGACCGTCAAATATGCTCCTGTCTATAAAGTATCCGTTAAAGGTGCTCAGGACGACATTGATGACCTGGAAATCACAGTAAAAAACAATAAACTTTCGGTTGAATATGACAAACGCTTCAATCTGAAAAGAATCAGACGCTATAAAATGGAGGTCGAAATTGAAACACCGAACCTGAAAGCCATCAATTGTGCCTCAGCCAGCAATACCGAAATATTTGGTTTCGATAATCTGACTCAACTGGATGTCGAAATAAGTGGAGCTTCCAAATTAAAAATTGATTCCAAAATCAAAACCCTAAATGCGGGTATCTCAGGAGCTTCGGAATTGAAACTAAAAAAAGACGTTGAAACCATTGACGCTCAGCTATCGGGAGCTTCGACACTCGACGGATTCTCTGCTTTCAGCAAAAATGTGTATTTAGAGCTTTCTGGTGCCAGCAAAGCTGAGATTTATGCCACCGAAACTTTAGATGTAGAGGCAAGCGGTGCAAGCAAGGTCTTGTATAAAGGCAACCCAAAAATCACTGAAGAACTATCGGGCGGGAGTAAAATTTCCAAAGATTAA
- a CDS encoding N-acetylmuramoyl-L-alanine amidase, producing MKKIIFTILLLTYNFASAQITRRAEIILIKSSENQLVSENISIKKIRHNPFISLSIVLEAPNIRHEIDSVLIRKNDDSWTKLEPDHRVENNNIFISQIDLKNQNKKVSIRVFTQNKTLNILRKEWVVFAPLDTKYLLKKVKKKAQATTENIENEDCNCKKPSIISREEWCPAGNCPPNPSPSATEVKFLIVHHTDTPNDDTDWAARVRQIWSYHVNSNGWADIGYNFLIDQTGKIYDGRADDTQGAHFSGFNRETSGMSLLGNFENIKPPITVIESLEKLVAWKACQKNIDILGKSFHSSSGQTLNHLSGHRDSGIPTLCPGEQMYKLLPEIRLSISNKIQSCQVAKQADLVIENIATDPENLSAGQAFDLIVKIKNNGKLDADSVKSGLRINNKLIYTKKEPKLAYGQSFIFTYKNIKIDTSGIMNFCVELIPDSSETNFSDNNLCKTLNIFGQNGPEDLYLSNSQIVAGDIISPESKIEIKTQVNHQGKSGTGKTTLDIYLSKDCKYDDSDLLIASMQNVEYTESKFAVNQSFTIPMDMQIGQYQILAIVDKNKKTLETNEANNMVCMNLKIALPLGIERELEIMAFPNPGTGTIKLSGLKNQIVEVFLYNQEGKILDKPIFNEKNEIHFPEKYKGEYYLKIIDSKQNVFSKKILIE from the coding sequence ATGAAAAAAATAATTTTTACCATACTTTTGTTGACATATAATTTTGCATCGGCTCAAATCACGCGACGTGCTGAAATTATTTTAATCAAAAGCAGTGAAAATCAATTAGTTTCTGAAAATATTTCTATAAAAAAAATACGACATAATCCTTTCATATCACTTTCAATAGTACTCGAAGCCCCTAACATCAGACATGAAATTGACAGTGTTCTAATCCGGAAAAATGACGATTCCTGGACCAAACTTGAGCCAGACCACAGGGTTGAAAATAACAATATTTTCATATCACAAATTGACCTTAAAAACCAAAATAAGAAAGTTAGTATCCGGGTATTTACCCAAAATAAAACCCTGAACATTTTAAGGAAAGAATGGGTAGTATTTGCTCCACTTGATACAAAATACTTATTAAAAAAAGTTAAAAAAAAAGCTCAGGCAACTACAGAAAACATTGAAAATGAAGACTGTAACTGTAAAAAACCTTCAATAATTTCAAGAGAGGAATGGTGCCCTGCCGGCAACTGTCCACCCAATCCGAGCCCATCAGCCACAGAAGTAAAGTTTTTGATTGTGCACCATACCGACACTCCCAATGACGACACCGACTGGGCAGCCAGAGTACGACAAATCTGGAGTTATCATGTTAATTCCAATGGCTGGGCTGACATTGGATACAATTTTCTGATAGACCAAACCGGCAAAATCTATGATGGCCGGGCTGATGATACGCAGGGAGCACATTTTTCGGGCTTTAACCGCGAAACTTCCGGCATGTCATTATTGGGGAATTTTGAAAATATTAAACCTCCTATAACCGTAATCGAAAGTCTGGAAAAACTAGTGGCCTGGAAAGCCTGTCAAAAAAACATCGATATCCTGGGGAAATCATTTCACAGCTCCTCGGGACAAACCCTCAATCACCTCTCTGGTCACCGGGATTCGGGTATTCCGACACTCTGCCCAGGCGAACAAATGTATAAATTGCTGCCAGAAATCAGGCTCTCCATTTCGAACAAAATTCAAAGCTGTCAGGTGGCAAAACAAGCGGACTTGGTGATAGAAAACATTGCTACTGACCCGGAAAACCTTTCTGCAGGCCAGGCTTTTGATTTGATAGTGAAAATTAAAAACAACGGAAAACTAGATGCAGACTCCGTAAAATCCGGTTTAAGAATCAACAACAAATTGATTTATACTAAAAAAGAACCCAAACTCGCTTACGGACAATCATTTATTTTCACCTATAAAAATATAAAAATTGATACTTCGGGAATAATGAATTTTTGCGTTGAGCTCATTCCTGACTCCTCTGAAACTAATTTTTCTGATAATAATCTTTGTAAAACTCTAAATATATTTGGTCAAAACGGACCTGAAGATTTGTATTTGAGCAATAGTCAGATTGTCGCCGGGGATATCATTTCGCCCGAATCAAAGATTGAGATAAAAACGCAGGTCAATCATCAGGGAAAATCTGGTACAGGTAAAACTACGCTGGATATTTATCTCTCGAAAGACTGTAAATATGATGATTCTGATTTATTGATTGCATCGATGCAAAATGTTGAATATACTGAATCAAAATTTGCTGTCAATCAAAGCTTTACTATACCCATGGATATGCAAATCGGTCAATATCAAATACTTGCGATTGTTGATAAAAACAAGAAAACACTCGAAACCAACGAAGCCAATAATATGGTATGCATGAATCTGAAAATTGCCCTGCCATTGGGTATTGAACGTGAACTTGAAATTATGGCATTTCCTAATCCCGGAACCGGAACAATTAAGCTTTCAGGTTTGAAAAATCAGATTGTAGAAGTCTTTTTGTATAATCAGGAAGGAAAAATTTTAGATAAACCTATATTTAACGAAAAAAATGAAATTCATTTTCCCGAAAAATATAAAGGAGAGTATTATCTGAAAATCATTGATTCGAAACAAAATGTATTCAGCAAGAAAATTCTGATTGAATAA